The Apium graveolens cultivar Ventura chromosome 11, ASM990537v1, whole genome shotgun sequence genome has a window encoding:
- the LOC141698573 gene encoding uncharacterized protein LOC141698573: protein MEVEQSSNVIAKRVWKIVKIVLYMLKKSITKSKLLVDLQMMMKRGKLASKAIGNLMLYNHYAAFTCRSNTDLSFISPQEYEFSCSNTPFYASYFAKRKSHHHHNSIDDINLARKVFEMLNNHERPEASPLVALPGFGQTPMVRQLRITDSPYPLKEEDDPQVDKAAEDFIKKFYKDLKQQKGTPSPYNIWSR, encoded by the coding sequence ATGGAGGTGGAACAAAGTTCAAATGTGATTGCAAAGAGAGTGTGGAAAATAGTGAAAATAGTATTGTACATGTTGAAGAAAAGCATAACAAAGAGCAAACTACTGGTTGATCTCCAAATGATGATGAAAAGAGGCAAACTTGCTAGTAAAGCAATAGGCAATCTCATGCTCTACAACCACTACGCCGCCTTCACTTGTCGATCCAACACCGACCTCTCCTTCATTTCTCCTCAAGAATACGAATTCAGTTGTAGCAACACTCCATTCTACGCCTCGTATTTCGCTAAACGCAAATCTCACCACCACCACAACAGCATTGATGATATTAACCTAGCTCGAAAAGTATTCGAAATGCTCAACAATCATGAAAGGCCTGAGGCCTCACCATTAGTCGCATTGCCTGGATTCGGACAAACACCGATGGTGAGGCAGCTGAGGATCACCGATTCTCCGTATCCTCTTAAAGAAGAAGATGATCCTCAAGTGGACAAGGCAGCTGAAGACTTTATCAAGAAGTTCTACAAAGACTTGAAGCAGCAAAAAGGAACACCATCACCTTACAATATCTGGTCTCGATAA